The Bacillus xiapuensis genome window below encodes:
- a CDS encoding YaiI/YqxD family protein, producing the protein MTKILIDADGCPVVDETCQAAEMFQLPVLLICDTAHLITREGVQTLTVSKGADAADFAIVNRVEKGDIVVTQDYGLAAMVLAKQGHAIDQNGRLYTAGNIDQLLHSRHTAKKIRQAGGRLKGPKKRNKENDRLFLEKITALCRQVCKRA; encoded by the coding sequence ATGACGAAGATCTTGATCGATGCAGACGGCTGCCCGGTCGTTGATGAAACATGCCAGGCAGCAGAAATGTTTCAGCTCCCCGTTCTGCTCATTTGCGATACCGCGCATTTGATCACGCGGGAAGGGGTGCAAACGTTAACAGTCTCAAAAGGAGCGGATGCGGCTGACTTTGCCATCGTCAATCGCGTCGAGAAAGGAGATATCGTCGTGACACAAGACTATGGACTGGCCGCGATGGTGCTGGCGAAACAAGGTCATGCCATCGATCAAAACGGAAGACTGTACACAGCCGGCAATATCGATCAGCTGCTGCACAGCCGCCACACAGCGAAGAAAATCCGCCAGGCCGGTGGACGTTTGAAGGGTCCCAAGAAAAGGAATAAAGAAAACGATCGGTTGTTTTTGGAAAAAATCACTGCTTTATGCCGGCAGGTGTGTAAACGTGCCTAG